From the genome of Neodiprion pinetum isolate iyNeoPine1 chromosome 3, iyNeoPine1.2, whole genome shotgun sequence, one region includes:
- the LOC138190595 gene encoding uncharacterized protein: MDKNHQSPDTSDNVYTAYETDTSEHLCLLPSKSSLHIHEKITKDDVVAVVTVTKLINMAVCHLFEEVRYELNGVEIDRNKNVGITSTMKGYTSATENFKITLNKIEWLLPYIKLADKPKIQLLNYIVRDPAISMSFRSRETYVYPMLPSTTRHIWSVKTSTQLEKPRYVVLGFQTAKRNEPPKNAGVFDHCRIRDVKLFLNSQCYPYGNINIDIVAWHFYCAFHTAPRTLDKP, encoded by the exons ATGGACAAAAATCATCAGTCGCCCGACACCTCTGACAACGTTTACACCGCCTACGAGACTGACACCTCTGAAC acttgtgtctactgcccagtaaaagctctctacacattcacgaaaaaatcacaaaggatGATGTTGTGGCTGTGGTGACGgttacgaaattgatcaatatggccgtttgtcatttgtttgaggaagttcgctacgagttgaacggtgtagagattgatcggaataaaaatgttggcatCACCAGCACTATGAAGGGTTAC ACCTCGGCGacggaaaactttaaaatcacccTGAATAAAATCGAGTGGTTGTTGCCCTACATCAAACTGGCagataaaccgaaaatccagctactcaACTACATCGTCAGGGATCCGGCcatatccatgagttttcgttctcgggaaacgtacgtgtatccgATGCTCCCATCAACAACGCGACATATATGGTCAGTCAAGACATCGACGCAGCTTGAGAAGCCGAGATATGTCGTTCTaggatttcaaactgcaaAGAGAAACGAGCCGCCGAAAAATGCTGGCGTATTTGATCATTGTCggatcagagatgtaaaactcttcctcaactcacagtgctatccctacggaaatataaatattgatattgtagcgtggcatttttactgcgcgttccacacggcTCCTCGAACTCTAGACAAACCATAA